The genomic stretch GGAATGAATATTGCCTTGGGGTTCGCGGCTATTTTCGTTTACATCTTCTTTATGCAGGTGAGCACCACATTTGCTACGAACGGAAACCTTTCGCCGGCGCTGGCCGTTTGGATTCCCAACATTACCTTCGGTATTCTAGCCCTATACCTTTACCGCCGTGCACTCGAATGAGATAAAAGGTCAGTTGCAACTCCACTTCGTCGTATTCGTGTGGGGTTTTACCGCCATCCTCGGCGAACTGATCACCTTGCCCGCCACACAACTCGTTTGGCACCGCATGCTCATCGCGGCCATTAGCCTGTATATCTGGACCCGCATCCGCAAGATCGACTTAACCGTTGGCTGGAAACCCGCCCTTCAAATGATCGGCACCGGTGCCATAACGGCTGCGCACTGGATCACCTTTTTCCACGCCGTCAAGATCTCAAACGTGAGCATCACTCTGGCGTGCTTGAGCTCCAGCGCACTGTTCACGAGTTTTCTGGAACCCCTGATATTCAGACGGCGCATCCAATTCAGCGAGATCTTTTTCGGACTCCTCACCATAGCCGGGATCTCCGTCATTTTTGAGGTGACCACCGGATACGAATGGGGCATCGTTACGGCGCTTATCTCCGCCTTTTTGGCCGCGGCCTTTGCCGTGCTCAACGGCGTGTTCACCAAGAGGCATCGGCCAACCGTTATCACCACCTACGAAATGATCGGCGGCGTGCTTGCGATCTCTGTTTATCTCGCCCTCTCGGGCCGATTCACACCTCAGATGTTCGATCCACCCGCTATGGATTGGGTTTGGCTCCTCGTGCTCGGTACGGTATGTACGGCGTACGCGTTCATCGTATCGGTACAGGTGATGAAATACCTGAATCCTTATACCGTGGTGCTCACCATCAACATGGAACCCGTTTATGGAATTATCTTGGCCTTCCTCATTTTTGGCGATGCCGAACGGATGAATTTGAGCTTTTATTTAGGTACATTGTTGATCATGGCTGCTGTTTTTGGGAACGGACTACTCAGACGTTTTCTCAGGCGTCGGGTAAATACCAACATCAAATGAACAGAATCTTTCTGGCTTCCGCACTAACCGCTCTTATTCTTTCGGGATGCAACGAGTCACAAGACCCCAAACAACTCTTACGCGATTCAAGAGCGGCCTTAGAAAGAGTAGATTCGGGCTATTTCGCCATGGATTTTAGCTGGAAACCATTAACGGACACCGATACGGTAGGCAGAAAAGTAACTATGTTCTTCAAACATATTG from Flavobacteriales bacterium encodes the following:
- a CDS encoding EamA family transporter; amino-acid sequence: MHSNEIKGQLQLHFVVFVWGFTAILGELITLPATQLVWHRMLIAAISLYIWTRIRKIDLTVGWKPALQMIGTGAITAAHWITFFHAVKISNVSITLACLSSSALFTSFLEPLIFRRRIQFSEIFFGLLTIAGISVIFEVTTGYEWGIVTALISAFLAAAFAVLNGVFTKRHRPTVITTYEMIGGVLAISVYLALSGRFTPQMFDPPAMDWVWLLVLGTVCTAYAFIVSVQVMKYLNPYTVVLTINMEPVYGIILAFLIFGDAERMNLSFYLGTLLIMAAVFGNGLLRRFLRRRVNTNIK